AAATCacctgccattttaaaaagCAGGTTGCTAGCTGTTACAGTGTGACTCACTTCCAAAACAGACAATACTAGCTGTACCATGCATTTGAATTATTCCAGAGATAGCACAGGTAAATCCCCATGTCCCCAAGGAGAGGTTTAAAAACCAgtgacatattttcttttttgtccctGTGGACAGATTTTGCATATCACAGAAGATGATCTGTGTTTCAGAGACTAATCATCAGGAAATTAATCACAACACAGTTTGGTAACTTGTGTTAATTCTGAATAACTCGTATTATTTATAAGGGAAAACTCAACTGTTAAAGTGGGTTTAATGACCATAAGCAACATATAATACAGTCAGTATTTTTAGCAGACAATTGGCCTTGAATGCAAATCTTAGAATTTTACTCAAAAATGttaacacattaacatacaaatattaaaacataccTAATATACACTAAAATATAGTACAATATTCAGTTAATGTGGCATGGAatctaaaaacatttcatatcacatttccttgtttgtttgttttttgaatcAACCCTGATGCTCAGTTCAACACACCTTCACCCAGTTCAGAAAAACACATCCAAATGATTAGAAACAAGGTATTCTTGCACAGCAAAatctaaacaaataaaatcagtTGCTTGACTGAAAAGGGAATATTGAATAAAGTTCCCCTTTCCATTATTGTTCTGGGGATGTATAAGGAATGTTTCCTGAGACTCCATATGGTTGCCAGCAGGCTTTTTGACCAATGATGATGATGCCTCTTCCTTCAGTAGTACGAAGCTCCCAGCATAGACAGAAAAACTGTGACCTGCACATAGGTGTATGCTTAACAGTGTGGCTACGCCTCTGTTCATATCAGGATCAAGTCTCCCAAAGTACAGTGTCATACAGTGACTTCCATGGATCATGGAGAATCACTGACAGGATGCTTTATTAAAAGAGGATTTTTAGAGTCCATTCCATCAAGCTTTGATCACAGGATCTGCCATCCCTCTCTGACAGCCAGGAACATATTGATGGGAGGTCAATGTGTGTACATTCTTCAGGTTCCATTTGACACGAGAGGTTTAGATGTGCTTGAGTTTGAATAGAAATCCTCTGGACAGATATCGCAGATGAGATCTTAAGGGTTAAGCCTTGGCTTGACTCCTCTACTCTCAAaccctcactctcttcctcagtCTGGGTTGAAGGAATTCAGACACCACAGTTGTTACTCACAGACTCACAACTAATTATGAGATACaagttaaataaaatatctTAAAGAAAGGTGTCCAAGTAAGTACAACAATGCACTGTTAGAATTTCTGATTAAACCAGTAACTAAGATTTTCACCTTTAAACAAACTTACAGTTGACCGTttgaagagaaagacagattatCACGGCAGATATACTCAAACAGTGCCGCAACCTGTCATCAAAATCTTAAAGTCTTGACGATTATTAATAAAAGTCATTCCTATTTGGTTTCCCCGAGCCTTACCTTTGAGGTGGTGAGACCATGCACTTCCACAGGACTGTGTAGAGAGCCAGTATGAACCCAATGAACACCGCGGCTGCAATGGCACCTGTAGAGAGATTTCGGAGTGTCAGAAAGCAACACGTCCACAGGGAGAAACTTGAGAGTGTCAACACAAAATGCTACCCTAATATTACCCGCGCATGTCCCCTTACTTTAAATGAAGGCCA
This portion of the Esox lucius isolate fEsoLuc1 chromosome 13, fEsoLuc1.pri, whole genome shotgun sequence genome encodes:
- the sb:cb288 gene encoding uncharacterized protein sb:cb288 isoform X1; protein product: MLPHFIGGCSNTPMGPLYKTTQQWVSKLNGQPSSFTHGPLGQRQWNHPRCHCSRGVHWVHTGSLHSPVEVHGLTTSKTEEESEGLRVEESSQGLTLKISSAISVQRISIQTQAHLNLSCQMEPEECTHIDLPSICSWLSERDGRSCDQSLMEWTLKILF